Proteins encoded by one window of Cupriavidus sp. EM10:
- a CDS encoding efflux transporter outer membrane subunit: protein MFRHSYSLSVVALACALLAGCAVGPDYKRPDAPVPQAFKEASDAMPAWTGDWKTAEPQDAAGRPDWWRVFNDPALDGLMSQVQVSNQNIKAAEAVYRQATAALAAARAGYFPTLGANAGVSRGASSSGGRITNGQNATLSASWEIDIWGRIRRQVESAQAGAQASQADLASTLLSTQATLAQSYFSLRVADAQRALLDRTVADYSRSLQLVQNQYKAGTAQRSDVLQSETQLKSAQAQQLDIQISRAQLEHAIAILVGRPPSELNIAPADLQTAVPVPVAVPSQMLERRPDIAAVERRMASANADIGVAQAAYYPTLSLSATGGLTASTLARWLSLPDRVWSLGAGLAGTVFDGGLRSAAKAQAVAAYDQTVANYRQTVLTAFQEVEDNLASARVLEQEAVVQGDALRSAREALSLVNNRYKAGTAGLLDVLTAQTAAYTAETTTLRIMDRQYTAAITLIKALGGGWHGYEVEVGKVEGAETSAVPTSR from the coding sequence ATGTTCCGACACTCCTATTCCCTTTCGGTGGTGGCCCTGGCCTGTGCCCTGCTGGCCGGCTGCGCGGTCGGCCCCGACTACAAGCGCCCCGACGCGCCCGTACCCCAGGCCTTCAAGGAAGCCAGCGATGCCATGCCCGCATGGACCGGCGACTGGAAGACCGCCGAGCCGCAGGACGCGGCGGGCCGGCCCGACTGGTGGCGCGTATTCAACGATCCCGCGCTGGACGGGCTGATGTCGCAGGTGCAGGTCTCGAACCAGAACATCAAGGCGGCCGAGGCGGTGTATCGCCAGGCCACCGCGGCGCTGGCGGCGGCCCGCGCCGGCTACTTCCCGACCCTGGGCGCCAATGCGGGCGTGTCGCGCGGCGCATCGAGCTCGGGCGGCCGCATCACCAATGGCCAGAACGCCACGCTGTCGGCCAGCTGGGAAATCGACATCTGGGGCCGTATCCGCCGTCAGGTGGAAAGCGCCCAGGCCGGCGCGCAAGCCAGCCAGGCCGACCTGGCCTCGACGCTGCTATCGACGCAGGCCACGCTGGCGCAGAGCTACTTCTCGCTGCGCGTGGCCGATGCCCAGCGCGCGCTGCTCGATCGCACCGTGGCCGACTATTCAAGGTCGCTGCAGCTGGTGCAGAACCAGTACAAGGCCGGCACCGCGCAACGATCGGACGTGCTGCAGTCGGAAACCCAGCTCAAGTCGGCGCAGGCGCAGCAGCTCGATATCCAGATCAGCCGCGCGCAGCTGGAACACGCCATCGCCATCCTGGTCGGCCGCCCGCCGTCGGAACTGAACATCGCCCCGGCCGACCTGCAGACAGCGGTGCCAGTGCCGGTGGCCGTACCCTCGCAAATGCTGGAACGGCGGCCCGACATTGCCGCCGTCGAACGCCGCATGGCATCGGCCAACGCCGATATCGGCGTGGCTCAGGCGGCCTACTATCCCACGCTGTCGCTGTCGGCCACGGGCGGCCTCACGGCCAGCACGCTGGCGCGCTGGCTGTCGCTGCCCGACCGCGTGTGGTCGCTCGGCGCCGGCCTGGCCGGCACCGTGTTCGACGGCGGCCTGCGCAGCGCCGCCAAGGCCCAGGCCGTGGCCGCCTACGACCAGACCGTGGCCAACTATCGCCAGACCGTGCTGACCGCCTTCCAGGAAGTCGAGGACAACCTGGCATCGGCGCGCGTACTGGAACAGGAAGCCGTGGTCCAGGGCGACGCCCTGCGCTCCGCCCGCGAGGCACTGTCGCTGGTCAACAACCGCTACAAGGCCGGCACCGCCGGCCTGCTCGACGTACTGACCGCCCAGACGGCGGCCTACACCGCCGAAACCACCACGCTGCGCATCATGGATCGCCAGTACACGGCCGCCATCACGCTGATCAAGGCGCTGGGCGGTGGGTGGCATGGGTATGAGGTGGAGGTGGGGAAGGTGGAGGGAGCCGAAACTAGCGCGGTGCCGACGTCACGTTAG
- a CDS encoding L-threonylcarbamoyladenylate synthase translates to MSSRMPTAAELDEAVRLLEAGQLVAFPTETVYGLGADAENPEAVARIFAAKGRPSNHPVIVHVVDGGDVSYWTDDVPEAAQKLIDAFWPGPLTIILKRAAHIPAAVAGGQDSIGLRCPSHPVAQALLGRFKRGRGGIAAPSANKFGQVSPTTAEHVRDEFGGTVYVLEGDGVDVGIESSIVDLSRLDTLGPVLLRPGAITAAMMADVLGTMPLPPDAAAPRASGTLKAHYAPRTTLTLAQAEALPQLLHGLPEGGRLAFVGKTSASADPRCVFVQAPDTPDGYAQALYGLLRKLDKEGYQRLVFEPVPDSHAWDGVRDRLGRAAAAFEDR, encoded by the coding sequence ATGTCCTCACGCATGCCAACGGCCGCCGAGCTTGACGAGGCGGTTCGCCTGCTCGAAGCCGGCCAGCTCGTGGCCTTTCCGACCGAAACCGTCTACGGTCTGGGCGCCGACGCCGAGAACCCCGAAGCCGTGGCGCGCATCTTCGCCGCCAAGGGCCGTCCGTCCAACCATCCGGTCATCGTGCACGTGGTGGATGGTGGCGATGTCAGCTACTGGACCGACGACGTTCCCGAGGCCGCGCAAAAGCTGATCGACGCCTTCTGGCCCGGTCCGCTGACGATCATCCTGAAGCGCGCCGCCCATATTCCGGCGGCCGTGGCGGGCGGGCAGGACAGCATCGGCCTGCGCTGCCCGTCGCATCCGGTGGCACAGGCGCTGCTGGGGCGTTTCAAACGCGGCCGGGGCGGCATTGCCGCGCCATCGGCCAACAAGTTCGGCCAGGTCAGCCCGACCACGGCCGAGCATGTGCGCGACGAGTTCGGCGGCACGGTCTATGTGCTCGAAGGCGATGGCGTGGACGTCGGCATCGAATCGTCGATCGTCGACCTGTCGCGCCTGGACACGCTTGGCCCGGTGCTGCTGCGCCCCGGCGCAATCACGGCCGCGATGATGGCCGACGTGCTGGGCACGATGCCGCTGCCTCCCGATGCCGCCGCGCCGCGCGCGTCGGGCACGCTCAAGGCCCACTACGCGCCGCGCACCACGCTGACGCTGGCCCAGGCCGAGGCACTGCCGCAACTGCTGCATGGATTGCCCGAAGGCGGAAGGCTGGCGTTTGTCGGCAAGACGTCGGCGAGCGCCGATCCGCGTTGCGTCTTCGTGCAGGCGCCGGATACGCCCGATGGCTATGCCCAGGCGCTGTATGGCCTGCTGCGCAAGCTCGACAAGGAAGGCTACCAGCGGCTGGTGTTCGAGCCGGTACCCGATTCGCACGCGTGGGATGGCGTGCGCGACCGGCTGGGACGGGCGGCGGCTGCGTTCGAGGATCGCTGA
- a CDS encoding transposase, which translates to MDIKAVGIDVSKTTLDVDTLPERGARQFTNDEAGIGALLAYLAEHNGQGQIDRVVLEATGGFETRVSIALAGAGLPVVVVNPRQVRDFAKACGILAKTDRLDAHVLARFGQQIRPPVRALPDEAQREFADLLDRRGQLVTMRAQEKARVVTAPVVALKSLKEHIEWLDARIKTLDIDMTHALRTSEAWKQKVELLDTMPGVGKVTVFMLLGRLPELGQLNRQQIAALVGVAPFNDDSGKRRGQRYIRGGRTEVRNVLYMTAVTAISHNPVIREFHQRLKAAGKPSKLAITACMRKILTILNTMVKTGQPWENRLPA; encoded by the coding sequence ATGGATATCAAGGCAGTAGGAATCGACGTCAGCAAGACGACTCTGGATGTTGACACGCTTCCCGAACGGGGAGCCCGCCAGTTCACCAATGACGAGGCCGGCATCGGCGCTTTGCTGGCCTACCTGGCCGAGCATAACGGCCAGGGCCAGATCGACCGGGTCGTGCTGGAGGCGACCGGGGGCTTTGAAACCCGGGTCAGCATCGCGCTGGCTGGCGCGGGCCTGCCGGTGGTGGTGGTCAATCCCAGGCAGGTGCGGGATTTCGCCAAGGCGTGCGGGATCCTGGCCAAGACGGACCGGTTGGATGCGCATGTGTTGGCGCGGTTTGGCCAGCAGATCCGACCTCCGGTCCGCGCATTGCCCGACGAGGCTCAGCGCGAATTTGCCGATCTGCTGGACCGGCGCGGCCAGTTGGTCACGATGCGCGCGCAGGAAAAGGCGCGGGTCGTCACGGCGCCGGTTGTGGCCCTCAAGAGCCTGAAGGAGCATATCGAATGGCTGGACGCGCGGATCAAGACGCTGGACATCGATATGACCCATGCCTTGCGCACCAGCGAGGCGTGGAAGCAGAAAGTCGAACTGCTCGACACCATGCCGGGCGTTGGCAAGGTGACGGTGTTCATGCTGCTGGGCCGGCTGCCGGAGCTGGGGCAACTCAATCGCCAGCAGATCGCGGCGCTGGTGGGTGTGGCGCCATTCAACGACGACAGCGGCAAACGCCGGGGCCAGCGCTATATCCGTGGCGGGCGCACCGAGGTGCGCAACGTCCTGTACATGACGGCGGTTACCGCCATCTCCCACAATCCGGTCATACGGGAGTTCCATCAACGCCTGAAAGCGGCTGGCAAACCCTCCAAGCTTGCCATCACCGCCTGCATGCGCAAGATCCTGACGATCCTGAACACAATGGTTAAAACCGGCCAACCCTGGGAGAACAGACTGCCTGCTTGA
- the purE gene encoding 5-(carboxyamino)imidazole ribonucleotide mutase, with translation MSNAAKPVVGVVMGSSSDWDVMQHAVAMLKDFNVAFEAQVVSAHRMADDMFRYAESARSRGIRAIIAGAGGAAHLPGMIAAKTIVPVFGVPVPSKYLRGEDSLLSIVQMPKGVPVATFAIGEAGAANAALHAIATLATTDDALASALEAFRAKQTEAARAMTLPV, from the coding sequence ATGAGCAACGCAGCAAAGCCGGTGGTGGGCGTGGTGATGGGCAGCAGTTCCGACTGGGACGTGATGCAGCACGCCGTGGCCATGCTCAAGGATTTCAACGTGGCATTCGAGGCGCAGGTGGTATCGGCGCACCGCATGGCCGACGACATGTTCCGCTACGCCGAGTCGGCCCGCAGCCGCGGCATCCGCGCCATCATCGCCGGTGCCGGCGGTGCCGCGCACCTGCCGGGCATGATCGCCGCCAAGACGATCGTGCCGGTGTTCGGCGTGCCCGTGCCGTCGAAGTACCTGCGCGGCGAGGATTCGCTGCTGTCGATCGTGCAGATGCCCAAGGGCGTGCCCGTGGCCACGTTCGCCATTGGCGAGGCCGGTGCCGCCAACGCGGCGCTGCACGCCATCGCCACGCTGGCCACCACCGACGACGCGCTGGCCAGCGCGCTGGAAGCGTTCCGCGCGAAGCAGACCGAAGCTGCGCGCGCGATGACGCTGCCCGTTTAA
- a CDS encoding LysR family transcriptional regulator — protein sequence MSLSLDQLQAFAAAAETGSFSAAARQLGKAQSVISAAVANLEVDLDTTLFDRSARYPVLTPAGERLLLEARVILERCEHFRGVAKSLGEGVESRLTLAVDELYPEETLGELLTEFSERFPSVELEILFPLMEDVSRLVLSQCADLGIMWRQEILPPELGFHALGWVPMPIICAPDHPLASQPRVDFEELKRYRQLMVATRSDSEEKKRLRVAAEVWWVESQWVIVELVKRRLGWAFVPWHVAANSPAAAGLVSPQLTFQDQDWPVAMEIVWHKQRPLGKAATWLKERVSQQPLPVPEGR from the coding sequence ATGTCCCTTTCCCTAGACCAGCTCCAGGCATTCGCGGCCGCCGCCGAGACCGGCTCGTTTTCCGCCGCCGCCCGCCAGCTTGGCAAGGCGCAGTCCGTGATCAGCGCCGCCGTGGCCAATCTGGAAGTCGATCTCGACACCACGCTGTTCGACCGCAGCGCCCGCTACCCCGTGCTGACGCCAGCTGGCGAACGGCTGCTGCTGGAAGCGCGCGTGATCCTGGAGCGCTGCGAGCATTTCCGGGGCGTGGCCAAGAGCCTGGGCGAGGGCGTGGAATCGCGGCTCACGCTGGCCGTCGACGAGCTGTATCCCGAGGAAACGCTGGGCGAACTGCTGACGGAGTTTTCCGAACGGTTTCCGTCCGTCGAGCTTGAAATCCTGTTCCCGCTGATGGAGGACGTCAGCCGCCTGGTGCTGAGCCAGTGCGCGGACCTGGGCATCATGTGGCGCCAGGAAATCCTGCCGCCGGAACTGGGCTTCCACGCACTGGGCTGGGTGCCCATGCCGATCATCTGCGCCCCCGACCACCCGCTGGCATCGCAACCGCGCGTGGATTTCGAGGAACTGAAGCGCTATCGCCAGCTGATGGTGGCCACGCGCAGCGACAGCGAGGAAAAGAAGCGCCTGCGCGTGGCCGCCGAAGTCTGGTGGGTGGAAAGCCAGTGGGTCATCGTCGAACTGGTCAAGCGCCGCCTGGGCTGGGCCTTCGTCCCCTGGCACGTCGCCGCCAACTCACCCGCCGCCGCCGGGCTGGTATCGCCCCAACTGACCTTCCAGGACCAGGACTGGCCCGTCGCCATGGAAATCGTCTGGCACAAGCAGCGGCCACTGGGCAAGGCTGCCACGTGGCTGAAGGAGCGGGTCAGCCAGCAGCCGTTGCCGGTGCCGGAGGGGCGGTAG
- a CDS encoding DUF6402 family protein: protein MSFEGAKEFKAPQPYIRNKLDPILAIERRWKLFDGRRACTPMDIKDFGLSLHKAPPPMPDWRYYSAKPRDPNPPAASRSSDAADTPPVATQPSYCFFDSAPAREARWLEPFNLYDLPAAMRAEDFPVAAQFAERWFHGRRFDAHRYDFKKGTYVEGRYDPDMIDTKTIRLKWLFRFGRVRERYDELLRKLGTRISREALRKNLEKFLQTEPQFTGVLDTFAYCRDDLQKLHSEFQYQYVGVGMQHTLSHAPVSGGKWLPIGMTDLSAALGRFNFYAAIAKAELSREQLPPISISETEPPCYRVRAWITHVHVYMRDSYSFQDSHRSSQYLGHWNKRGLVVLPAAALAHFFGGMVEEGSWFDVRLEPDDMKLLPVVIKDRLDPESVYYPVRNRDFRAWQAEHNRGGDFLIYSDFATLRLSHPIHVDLGKQC, encoded by the coding sequence ATGTCTTTCGAAGGCGCCAAGGAATTCAAGGCACCACAGCCATACATCCGCAACAAGCTCGATCCGATTTTGGCGATTGAGCGACGCTGGAAGCTTTTTGATGGGCGGCGTGCCTGCACGCCGATGGACATCAAGGATTTCGGCCTGAGCCTGCACAAAGCGCCACCGCCCATGCCCGACTGGCGGTACTACAGTGCAAAACCCCGTGATCCGAACCCACCGGCGGCATCAAGGTCGTCCGATGCGGCAGACACACCTCCTGTAGCCACACAGCCCAGCTATTGCTTCTTCGATAGCGCTCCGGCAAGGGAGGCGCGCTGGCTCGAGCCCTTCAATCTGTATGACTTGCCAGCTGCCATGCGCGCGGAGGATTTCCCTGTTGCCGCGCAGTTCGCCGAACGCTGGTTCCACGGGCGACGGTTTGATGCGCATCGGTATGACTTCAAAAAGGGGACATATGTCGAAGGGCGTTATGACCCTGACATGATCGATACCAAGACGATCCGGTTGAAATGGCTGTTCAGATTTGGACGGGTTCGCGAGCGGTATGACGAACTCTTGAGGAAGCTTGGCACCCGAATATCGAGGGAAGCGCTGCGGAAGAATCTGGAGAAATTTCTGCAGACTGAGCCGCAATTCACCGGCGTCCTTGATACGTTCGCCTACTGTCGCGACGATCTGCAGAAGCTGCACAGCGAATTTCAATACCAATATGTGGGTGTCGGGATGCAACACACTCTGTCTCATGCGCCGGTCAGCGGCGGGAAATGGCTGCCTATCGGCATGACGGACCTGTCGGCGGCGCTGGGCAGGTTTAACTTTTATGCGGCCATCGCAAAGGCAGAGCTATCGCGGGAGCAGCTTCCTCCGATCAGTATTAGCGAGACCGAACCACCTTGTTATCGAGTTCGTGCATGGATCACTCATGTGCATGTCTACATGCGCGACAGCTATTCGTTTCAAGACTCGCACCGCTCATCGCAGTACTTGGGACACTGGAACAAACGCGGCCTGGTAGTGCTACCTGCGGCCGCGCTTGCCCATTTTTTCGGCGGCATGGTCGAAGAAGGGTCCTGGTTCGATGTGAGATTGGAACCCGATGATATGAAATTGCTTCCGGTGGTGATCAAAGACAGGCTCGACCCAGAAAGCGTGTACTACCCGGTCCGTAACCGGGATTTTCGTGCCTGGCAGGCTGAGCACAACCGCGGCGGCGACTTTCTGATTTATTCGGATTTCGCAACGTTACGCCTGTCGCATCCGATACACGTCGATCTGGGAAAGCAATGTTGA
- the dacB gene encoding D-alanyl-D-alanine carboxypeptidase/D-alanyl-D-alanine-endopeptidase codes for MLAMPIRPSLLRRSLSPAIIAATLLVFGLSGAQAKPAKHSKPARAAATATAAAATAGATRVKAEPADPAAARSGLPATVTAALRRAHVPLSAASFYVVKVGAPQARVSWNAETPMNPASTMKVVTTFAGLQLLGPDFRWLTSLYADSQPGPDGTINGNVYLRGRGDPKLVPEEMAKLVATARTAGATTINGDVVLDRSFFADGMDGSYTIDGESQRAYNVNPDALLYAFKTLSFTITPDAANRTVDVAVTPALAQLRVDNRMTLANGRCGDWKSRATPSIMPQPDGTVVASFDGSYSADCGEHIVNLATLSHSDFIWGGFVAEWQNAGGRFARPPGLRSGAVPRNAFLLARHYGQPLGEIVRDINKYSNNVMARQLFLTIGAEMDRKGPASTDKSSRVIHQWLAKQGLDMPNLVLENGSGLSREERISAYDMARLLQQALASNVGPVLIDSLPILGVDGTLRNRLTRANAAGNAYLKTGTLADVRALAGYVDALNGERYVVVAYINHPNASGAQEAHDALMQWVYKGAP; via the coding sequence ATGCTCGCCATGCCCATTCGCCCGTCCCTGCTCCGCCGCAGCCTGTCGCCCGCCATCATCGCGGCCACGCTGCTCGTCTTCGGCCTGTCCGGAGCCCAGGCCAAACCCGCCAAGCATTCCAAACCTGCCCGCGCTGCTGCGACGGCCACGGCTGCAGCGGCCACGGCCGGCGCCACGCGCGTAAAAGCCGAGCCAGCCGATCCCGCAGCCGCGCGCAGCGGCCTGCCCGCCACCGTGACCGCCGCGCTGCGCCGCGCCCATGTGCCGCTGTCCGCCGCGAGCTTCTACGTGGTCAAGGTGGGCGCTCCGCAGGCGCGCGTGAGCTGGAATGCCGAGACGCCGATGAACCCCGCGTCGACGATGAAAGTGGTCACCACTTTCGCCGGGCTGCAGTTGCTGGGGCCCGACTTCCGCTGGCTGACATCGCTCTATGCTGACAGCCAGCCCGGCCCCGACGGCACCATCAACGGCAACGTCTATCTGCGCGGCCGGGGCGATCCCAAGCTGGTGCCCGAGGAAATGGCCAAGCTCGTGGCCACGGCCCGCACCGCCGGCGCCACCACCATCAACGGCGACGTGGTGCTGGACCGCAGCTTCTTTGCCGATGGCATGGACGGCAGCTACACGATCGACGGCGAGAGCCAGCGCGCCTACAACGTCAACCCGGACGCCCTGCTCTACGCGTTCAAGACGCTGTCGTTCACGATTACGCCCGACGCCGCCAATCGCACTGTGGACGTAGCAGTTACGCCAGCCCTGGCGCAGTTGCGCGTCGATAACCGGATGACGCTGGCCAATGGCCGCTGCGGCGACTGGAAATCGCGCGCCACGCCCAGCATCATGCCGCAGCCGGATGGCACGGTCGTGGCATCGTTCGACGGCAGCTATTCGGCCGACTGCGGCGAGCACATCGTGAATTTGGCCACGTTGAGCCATAGCGATTTCATCTGGGGTGGCTTTGTCGCCGAATGGCAGAACGCCGGCGGCCGCTTTGCGCGCCCGCCCGGCCTGCGCAGTGGCGCGGTGCCGCGCAACGCCTTCCTGCTGGCGCGCCACTATGGCCAGCCACTGGGCGAAATCGTGCGCGACATCAACAAGTACTCGAACAACGTGATGGCCCGCCAGCTGTTCCTGACGATCGGCGCGGAGATGGACCGCAAGGGACCCGCCAGCACCGACAAGTCGTCGCGCGTGATCCATCAGTGGCTGGCGAAGCAGGGCCTGGACATGCCGAACCTGGTGCTGGAGAACGGCTCGGGCCTGTCGCGCGAGGAACGCATCAGCGCCTATGACATGGCGCGCCTGCTGCAGCAGGCGCTGGCCAGCAACGTGGGACCGGTGCTGATCGATTCACTGCCGATCCTTGGTGTCGACGGCACGCTGAGGAACCGCCTGACGCGCGCCAATGCCGCCGGGAATGCCTATCTGAAGACCGGGACGCTGGCCGATGTGCGGGCGCTGGCCGGCTATGTCGACGCGCTCAATGGCGAGCGCTATGTGGTGGTGGCGTATATCAACCACCCGAACGCATCGGGCGCGCAGGAGGCGCATGACGCGTTGATGCAGTGGGTTTACAAGGGGGCGCCTTGA
- a CDS encoding 5-(carboxyamino)imidazole ribonucleotide synthase, with protein MPTDIHPYLSEAHTPESRAEFGVDAPGAPILPGAWLGMLGGGQLGRMFTHAAQSMGYRVCVLDPDQDSPAGNVADRHICASYTDDAALAEVAKLCQAVSTEFENVPSISLDRLEQAGVFVAPRGYCVSIAQNRIGEKKFFASCAERTGVPPAPHWVIQHDADVDNVPDIVLPGILKTARMGYDGKGQARVKTRDDVRAAWKAMQHVPCVLEQMLPLAYEVSVLAARAADGTTATWPLAENVHRDGILFSTTMPSTSVSDDIANRARAAAATITSEMGYVGVLCIEFFVLTDGTLVANEMAPRPHNSGHITMDACETSQFEQQVRAMARLPLGSTRQHSAGKMLNLLGDCWFEFGLERTPAWDEVMGQPGAKLHLYGKNDARPSRKMGHVNCVGEHAEAAATAFDAAATALHIPL; from the coding sequence ATGCCGACCGATATCCATCCCTACCTGTCCGAAGCCCATACGCCGGAGTCGCGCGCCGAATTTGGCGTGGACGCGCCCGGCGCGCCGATCCTGCCCGGTGCCTGGCTTGGCATGCTCGGCGGCGGCCAGCTGGGCCGCATGTTCACGCATGCGGCGCAGTCGATGGGCTATCGCGTCTGCGTGCTCGACCCGGACCAGGACAGCCCCGCCGGCAACGTGGCCGATCGCCATATCTGCGCCAGCTACACCGACGACGCCGCGCTGGCCGAGGTGGCGAAGCTGTGCCAGGCCGTGAGTACCGAATTCGAAAACGTGCCGTCGATCTCGCTGGACCGCCTGGAACAGGCCGGCGTGTTCGTGGCGCCGCGCGGCTACTGCGTGTCGATCGCGCAGAACCGTATCGGCGAGAAGAAGTTCTTTGCCTCGTGCGCCGAGCGCACGGGCGTGCCGCCGGCCCCGCACTGGGTGATCCAGCATGATGCCGACGTGGACAACGTGCCCGACATCGTGCTGCCCGGCATCCTCAAGACCGCGCGCATGGGCTACGACGGCAAGGGCCAGGCCCGTGTGAAGACGCGCGACGACGTGCGCGCCGCGTGGAAGGCCATGCAGCACGTGCCGTGCGTGCTGGAGCAGATGCTGCCGCTGGCCTATGAGGTATCGGTGCTGGCCGCGCGTGCCGCCGACGGCACCACGGCCACCTGGCCGCTGGCCGAGAACGTGCACCGCGACGGCATCCTGTTTTCGACCACGATGCCGTCGACAAGCGTGTCCGACGACATCGCCAACCGCGCCCGCGCCGCCGCCGCCACGATTACCTCGGAAATGGGCTACGTGGGCGTGCTCTGCATCGAGTTCTTCGTGCTGACCGATGGCACGCTGGTGGCCAACGAAATGGCCCCGCGCCCGCACAATTCTGGCCACATTACGATGGACGCCTGCGAGACAAGCCAGTTCGAGCAGCAGGTGCGCGCCATGGCCCGTCTGCCGCTGGGCAGCACGCGCCAGCATTCGGCCGGCAAGATGCTGAACCTGCTGGGCGACTGCTGGTTCGAGTTCGGACTGGAGCGTACGCCGGCCTGGGACGAGGTGATGGGCCAGCCCGGCGCCAAGCTGCACCTGTATGGCAAGAACGATGCGCGCCCGTCGCGCAAGATGGGCCATGTGAACTGCGTGGGCGAGCATGCGGAGGCCGCGGCCACCGCGTTCGACGCCGCCGCCACGGCCCTGCATATCCCGCTCTGA
- a CDS encoding PACE efflux transporter, which translates to MRTTADRIRHTIGFEVIGLIAFAPLASWVFGYELHQMGIVGAVAALIAATWNYIYNILFDHAMLRFTGQLKKSTAIRVLHAILFEGGLLIVFLPSVAWYLKIGLVEAFIMDIAVAGYYMVYAFFYNWAYDVIFPIPNATPSAPDCQSAN; encoded by the coding sequence ATGCGTACCACCGCAGACCGTATTCGTCACACCATCGGGTTCGAGGTGATCGGTCTGATCGCGTTCGCGCCGCTGGCCAGCTGGGTGTTCGGCTATGAACTGCACCAGATGGGCATCGTTGGCGCCGTGGCGGCGCTGATCGCGGCCACCTGGAACTACATCTACAACATCCTCTTCGACCACGCGATGCTGCGCTTCACGGGGCAGTTGAAGAAGTCGACGGCGATCCGCGTGCTGCACGCCATCCTGTTCGAAGGCGGCCTGCTGATCGTGTTCCTGCCGTCGGTGGCCTGGTATCTGAAGATCGGCCTGGTCGAGGCGTTCATCATGGACATCGCCGTGGCCGGCTACTACATGGTCTACGCGTTCTTCTACAACTGGGCCTACGACGTCATCTTCCCGATCCCGAACGCCACGCCGTCGGCGCCCGACTGCCAGTCGGCCAACTGA